A genomic region of Kribbella sp. NBC_00382 contains the following coding sequences:
- a CDS encoding DUF1905 domain-containing protein, which produces MTQGPLDHEFTAVIEKDGAFATYLTVPDSAEVLGTRKAVKVTGTVDGHPYDATLMPSGAGPHWMPLRAALCKQLGKSQAGDEVKVHLTQRHS; this is translated from the coding sequence ATGACGCAGGGACCGCTGGACCACGAGTTCACGGCAGTGATCGAGAAGGACGGCGCCTTCGCCACGTACCTCACCGTGCCCGACTCGGCCGAGGTGCTGGGCACCAGGAAGGCAGTGAAGGTGACCGGTACGGTCGACGGCCACCCGTACGACGCAACGCTGATGCCGTCAGGCGCCGGCCCGCACTGGATGCCGCTACGCGCCGCCCTGTGCAAGCAACTCGGCAAGAGCCAGGCCGGCGACGAGGTGAAGGTCCACCTCACCCAAAGGCACAGCTAG
- a CDS encoding YbaK/EbsC family protein, translating to MSTHPNVQRVADALAAAGATGEIKILDDAVPTAAAAAEELGCEVGAIANSLIFDGDGAPVLILTSGAHRVDTAKVAAELGIGKLRRATPEFVKEHTGQSIGGVAPVGHPQQVRTLVDTTLDQYAEVWAAAGIPHSVFPTSYAELLKVTNGTPITVN from the coding sequence GTGAGCACTCATCCCAATGTCCAGCGGGTGGCCGATGCACTGGCGGCAGCCGGTGCCACTGGTGAGATCAAGATCCTTGACGACGCAGTACCGACCGCAGCCGCCGCTGCTGAGGAGCTCGGCTGTGAGGTCGGCGCGATCGCCAACAGCCTGATCTTCGACGGCGACGGCGCCCCCGTACTGATCCTGACGTCCGGCGCGCACCGGGTGGACACCGCGAAGGTCGCCGCCGAGCTGGGTATCGGCAAGCTCCGCCGCGCGACGCCGGAGTTCGTGAAGGAGCACACCGGCCAGTCGATCGGCGGGGTCGCACCGGTCGGGCACCCGCAGCAGGTCCGCACACTGGTCGACACCACCCTCGACCAGTACGCCGAGGTCTGGGCGGCCGCCGGCATCCCCCACTCGGTCTTCCCGACCTCGTACGCCGAGCTGCTCAAGGTCACCAACGGCACCCCGATCACCGTCAACTGA
- a CDS encoding DUF4037 domain-containing protein, translating into MTTGSAFISARTLSQGFHDEIIRPLLTGTPYAAGLLGWGSDVLGYDTQRSMDHGWGPRLHVFVDAYQVDHVTTAVEQGLPTQYRGHPVRFGWDTQEPIHHITVTTVDAWLEEHLGVLNGRHLSLQDWLVTPQQKLLGVVSGQVYADDGRLQVVRDELRWYPDDLWRWMIACQWSRIAEEESFVQRTSEVGDELGSRVVAARLTRDLMRLALLMERTYAPYTKWLGTAFAQLGHPDGLDRDLEDTLKAGTFAERERALTSAYRKAAVRFNALRLTTPVDVEPQQYHERPAIVLGADRFVQACLQAVKDQQVRELGLVGAIGQFADNTAVLSNPKAYRKLISIYEK; encoded by the coding sequence ATGACCACCGGCAGCGCCTTCATCTCCGCGCGGACCCTGAGCCAGGGCTTCCACGACGAGATCATCCGCCCGCTGCTGACCGGGACCCCTTACGCAGCAGGCCTACTAGGCTGGGGCTCAGACGTACTCGGCTACGACACCCAGAGGTCGATGGACCACGGCTGGGGCCCGCGCCTGCACGTCTTCGTCGACGCCTACCAGGTAGACCACGTCACCACCGCAGTAGAGCAAGGCTTGCCGACGCAGTACCGCGGGCACCCCGTCCGCTTCGGCTGGGACACCCAAGAGCCGATCCACCACATCACGGTCACCACTGTCGACGCCTGGCTCGAGGAGCACCTCGGTGTGCTCAACGGCCGCCACCTGAGCCTCCAGGACTGGCTGGTGACTCCGCAGCAGAAGCTGCTCGGGGTGGTCAGCGGTCAGGTGTACGCCGATGACGGACGGCTGCAGGTGGTACGGGACGAGCTCCGGTGGTACCCGGATGACCTCTGGCGCTGGATGATCGCCTGCCAGTGGTCCCGGATCGCTGAGGAGGAGTCCTTCGTCCAGCGCACCTCCGAGGTCGGGGACGAGCTCGGCTCGCGCGTAGTCGCAGCACGTCTCACCCGCGACCTGATGCGGCTGGCCCTGCTGATGGAGCGCACCTACGCGCCCTACACGAAGTGGCTCGGCACTGCCTTCGCCCAGCTCGGCCACCCGGACGGGCTGGACCGCGATCTAGAAGACACACTCAAAGCCGGCACCTTCGCAGAGCGCGAGCGCGCGCTCACATCGGCGTACCGGAAGGCAGCGGTCCGGTTCAACGCGCTGAGGCTGACCACACCCGTCGACGTGGAGCCGCAGCAGTACCACGAGCGCCCGGCGATCGTGCTCGGCGCAGACCGGTTCGTGCAGGCCTGCCTGCAAGCAGTGAAGGACCAGCAGGTGCGGGAGCTCGGGCTGGTCGGGGCGATCGGCCAGTTCGCCGACAACACCGCAGTACTGAGCAATCCCAAGGCCTACCGCAAGTTGATCAGCATCTACGAGAAGTAG